Below is a genomic region from Brassica rapa cultivar Chiifu-401-42 chromosome A08, CAAS_Brap_v3.01, whole genome shotgun sequence.
AGTAGATTGCATCAACATCAAAGATTACATGGGATATGGAAAAAATAGACAGGAATGATTGTCCAAGCCAGTGTTCTTCTCTCGATGATTTATAAGTGCCAACTGCCAAGTCTGAAGGATTTGGGAACAAAGATTTATTGTATATTTAGGCATCATAGGCACTTAGGCAGAAGCTAGAATAAGGAAACTGGGGAGCCAAGGATAAGAAATTACTCCCTTCTTTCTTTAATGATtgactttttataaaaaaaatttgttccaaaaaaatgtattttttttgtgttttctatgaaaaaatgttAAGTTTCAGAAAAATTAATTCAActtattgaattattattggttaaaaattattaaaaattaaaaattagagaaaataatatatttattatgatagtttaatgtgttttcttaatatgtgtaaaaGTAAGGAGTATTAAATAGATAAGAGCAAATGGTCATTGTTGTGCTAGTCCATGTCGATGCGTAATTGAAAATGCAGATGATATGAACTACAAAACCAATACAATCTCTCACAAAAACAAAGTGAATAAACTTTGTTATAACATTACGAAATATTTGAGCTTCAGATTTACCCAAAGACACACACTTACGGCATTTGATGAAacttatgaaaatatttttacgaATGAATTAGAGATTGAAGAGCAAAAGCAAAGCTAACATTGAATCTGGAATGATACATTAGATAATCCAAAGCTACCATGTTCAAACACCAAATGAGTATAATCCAATGATAATGATCAAAATATCTCTCATTCCAAAAATCAATAAAGCAACAAACTTTGTGTTCAACAACGATATCAAAAACAGATAAAGACAATAATTAAAACGAAAAATCAATCTAACCTAGGCAGTGAGCACAACAGCACCACCAGCCTCCTTAATCTTCTTCTCAGCAGTCTTCGAAATAAGCTTCGCCTTCACCACAAACGGCTTGCCCTCAGGCAAATGCCCTTTCCCCAACACCTTAAAGAACCCGTGCTGCGTCACGTCGATCATCGGCACCTTATCATCCTTCCCCGCCTTGGCCTTCACGTCCTCCGGAACCAGCGACCAGAGCCTGTCGAGGTTGACGATGGGGCAGTAGAACTTGTTGCGGAGCTTGTGGAAGTACCTCATCCCTACTTTCCCGAAGTATCCCGGATGGTACTTGTCGAAGAGGATCCGGTGGTGGTGCATGCCTCCCGCGTTTCCGCGACCTCCCGGATGCTTGCGGTGCTTCCCGATACGCCCGTGCCCCGCGCTGACGTGGCCTCTCTTCTTCCTGTTCTTCTTCAACGCCGTCGCCATTTTTTGATTAGATCTTCTAAGCTTCTTCTGAGGAGTTAAAAGGTTTTTATATAGGAGACGACGGGCTAGGGTTTAGTGTTTGGGCTTTTAATGGGCCTTGTGGAGTGCTTTAGACCCAATGGTACCAGATGAGCATGAACAGTTTCTATTGCGCGAAAGAATTCAATGATAAGTTGGGCCTTGTGGGCtttagttctaataattttttttttacttcaccGGCTTTGGGGGGGGAAGGATTTTTAGTTTCCTAAGTATTTGtgattaacatttttaataCCCAACTACAGTACTTTATGGTCAACATTTACTTGAGGATTAAATATGTGCAAGCAGTAGTTAAGTATTAAAAGTGTTAATTACACTGGAGAATAAAACCCATTTTCTCCAGCTTTtggctagttttttttttgattatcatatgatatgtatttttgttagAATCTTTTGTTTATTTCCTTCTAGTTAAATGTCTCCTCAGGCTTTAATTAAAGTAATGTAACAGGGCCAACCAATGAGTggcaagagaaaaaaaaagttaatgtcTAGTAAAGGTTGATTTTGTTATAgtcaaaaatcaaaattgatATGAGGCCATAGTTTGTAAATTGGACTAATAGTTTGTAATATACGATGTATTAACAATTGCAAATTTGCAACTACACATTACATAAtcgtttgctgtcaaaaaaaaaacattacataaTAATTTGTCATATAAATATTTGGTAAATAATGGAGTACATGAAAGAATCTCaactaacaaaaattaaataattgtaATAGAATATTTAGAAATCGTGAAAATATTTGTCTACAATAGTAAACTGATCTGCTTTTTGGAatcattttctaaaaaatttcaaaaataggTAAcacaaaattagttaaatattggATATTCCCACATTAATCATTGAAATGATAAAAGAGCATCTTCATCATTTTTCTTCTACACATCCTTATGGTGaacagtctctctctctctctctatccatCTTATCTCTCCTTCTGATCTCTCTCTTTAGATATcgttgatctctctctctctctctctcacctaaCCTTATCATTTCACCTGAGACTCGTCCACGATCCAGGCCATGAGCTCCGAGGAAGCTAAAGTCGTCGGTAAGCCCCCTTCAATTCCATTAATCGCTCTCGTCAATTGATTTTCCGGATCTAGGGTTTCCGTATTCACACGATCTACACAAAATGCGATCGGATCTAAGAATCTGATCGATGAATCTGCGTTTGAATTTTTATTGTGTGTGTAGTGCCAAGGAACTTTAGATTGTTGGAGGAGCTTGAGAGAGGCGAGAAAGGTATCGGAGATGGTACCGTAAGCTATGGGATGGATGATGCTGATGATATCTATATGCAGTCTTGGACTGGCACCATCCTCGGCCCTCATAATGTATTATCCGTCTTCTCCTCTGTGTGTTGATTGTTTAAGATTCAAAGTTGATGGCTTTTCGTTCTCTTTATGCGTTTGGTTGATTAAAGATGCAATTTTTAACACTTTTTTGGGAGAGGATGGTTAAGAGTCTTCTTCTAGttgttgtttttatgttttgggTAATATCTCTGTGGCCTAAAGTAATTAGCTTTTTACTCGAAATGAtgggtaagttttggttacaTCATCTGAGGTGGTTTTACTCCAAATGCTCTTTGTCTACATTTTCATGACCACTATTGATTAGCGTGGACTAAAGTAGAAGAAAGACATTGTTTGGTTtctgtttttgtgtttttgatGATATTGATCCCAATTTGGGTGCTTGAGAGTCTTCTTCTACCTTTTGTCACTATGTTTTGGGTAATATCCTTCTGCCCTTATGTAAGTAGTTGCTTGTGGGGCTTTTAGTGGAAATTATCCATAACTTTTAGCTATGCTGCTTTACTTCAAGTAGTCCAGAAGTTTTAGCACAAGAAAGAAAACTGTTTGCTTTCTGCTTTTGGGTTTTGAGAAGATTGAGGATGTTTTTTTTGTGGTGATGAATGGGTATCAGACTGCATACGAAGGGAAAATATTCCAGCTGAAGCTCTTCTGTGGCAAGGAATACCCTGAAAGTCCACCAACTGTGAGGTTCCAGACCCGGATTAACATGGCTTGTGTCAACCCTGAAACTGGAGTGGTAAGCTCTCTGACTTCATTCCTGATATACTACTTGGTGTTGTATTTATATCAGCTTATTGTATCTAAAATGTATGAAATCAGGTTGAACCGAGTCTCTTCCCTATGCTCGCTAACTGGAGGCGAGAATACACAATGGAGGACATTCTGATTAAGCTGAAAAAGGAAATGATGACTTCCCATAACCGCAAGTTAGCTCAACCCCCGGAAGGTAATTTTTGTAACCTAGTTTGACATGCCTGTGTGTTTGTTTATGACCATCAGGCTTCTAATCAATATCTTGCTTCTCCAGGTACTGAGGAAGCTAGGGCTGACCCAAAGGGACCAGCTAAATGTTGTGTGATGTGAAGAGAGAGAAGTTGAAGGGAATCATCAATTTGTATTAATAGAAGGGAtaatgtatataaaacatcatttgAAGCTTTTGATATTGCCTATGACTTGAATGTTATACTGCTGTttgagattatatatatatgtccacCAAAAAACAAGTGATTATGAGTTTATGACCCTAATAAACCTTCTCTTAGTTTTTAATTGGTGGATGAGTTCTTCCACTATCCTACTCAAAAAACATATACACAGTACCGAAAATAGAAGTTTCTTAAGAACATCAAGTTCACTTGTAATTACAGAACATGAATGAGACAAACCTATTCTTGATTTGTATCAAAGATGTTGTCTAGAAGATTGACATATCGAATTAGAAATAAGAATACAGGACAGAAATTGAAAAACAGAACTAACTGAAGATGCTCTTCTTTATGTTTTGATGGATCAGCTTTCTTATTGGTGATCTAGGGGTTCCACAGCAGTCTTGAATAGAAGAACATAAACCTTGTCGATCTGGAAATATAAGAATCCTCCAACGGAATGAGTCACGTATGAACCAAAGCTGGTCCCAACAATGCAATGCCATGCAGGGCCGTAGGCAGAATCGAAGTCCTGAAATTGTAAGACAGATGGTAACTTTGTTTCATGAGTAGAGCAAAAGTAAAGTTTATGTAAATTTGCTGCAACATGTCGTTTGAAAAAGGAACAAAAGATCAAGTTGGAAGAAAACAAAGAGATAAGGGAAACCACAAGACAGGTAAACAAGTCAGTCAAACAGTAGAAACTGACTTGTACGCCAATCATAAAAGCTAAAAATGGTAACCACGATTAGGATTTCAGAGATTAGTGAACACTGAAACAAACAGAAAGCGACCCTGCTAACACATATTGTGAAACCAATGTAAACCGGTCTACCAGAAGAAAACCGAGTCCTTTCATCCTTTGTAGAAAGAAGTTTCCATTTAGGCAAGTCTCAATTCCTAAAGCAAAATGCTTAAGATTTATCATCAGGTAGCATCTAACTCTTAATAGAACAGAAAAAGTCAGCTGAAACCAATTATCTCAATAAGCAATAAGGAACATCCAGTTTCCAAGACTTATCACAAAAGAGATGCATACTATCATCCTCGCAGTACACAAGAAAGCCAAGTTAAGTAGACTAACAGAAGCTACAAATGGAAAATATAACAATGGAACAAAGTTGATGAAAGCCAAAAAACAAATATGGGACCATGTTCGATAATATGCAAGTACACATCACTAAATCAAGCAAGATCGAGAAGACAACACCACCACAGTTTACAGAAAGAATGCGAATTAAGACGTAGCCCAAAACTAGCATACTACTTGATTCTGTGTCAACTTTCACTCCACAGTACTAGACTCCATCGGTGATGCGAATAAAGAAGCGATTTTTGAAGTAAAAGATGTGACCTTTTTAAGGGCGAGAGCGAGTCGTTTGTTGTCGGCCTTTCCAGGCGTAGCATCCAAGAGCTCACGGGACAAACTGAATGCCCTGTTTTGCACTGACAGAGGCATGTCGGAAGCTCGAACTCGGACATTGAACTCGTCTTTCTGGTCTTGCTGCTCTTTAGCTTTCTTCTTCTGCTGTATCAAGTTGTTCAAGAACTTGCTTCTTCTCTCCAGTTCAAGCTCTACTCCGGGACATCATCTCCTATACCCACCCAGCTATATCTCTAATCTCTGTAAGacatgaaaacaaaacaaaaatggtaAGTTAAATAAAAAGCCGGAAATTACATTTAACCCTAGAACATTTGAAGTATTTACCGGTTGTACCTACCTTAACCAAAGGAATAACCGAATTGAGTTGAACCACGAACCAATCCCTAATTTCGACCCGAAATTAAAACATAACCGTCCAAAAACCGAATGGTACCAATTCCCTATCTTAAATCCCCAAACCAGACCCGATTCCCTCTCATTTTCGGGAAGCCCTTCCCTCTCTCGACACTTCGGCGACACAACCGAGGGAGATCCCCGCTACCCCCACCAGCGACGGCCAATTCCACCGAAGAGGAGACTCCTGACCAGCAACGGCCAATCCCACCGATAGCGACACAACCGAAGGTATGTCTTCCTCGTCGGTTCTGTTTCTCCATCGATCGAGTTTACCATTTTTATGAAGAAACTACAAAACGTCGGTTCATTTCTTTAGGGTTGGAGAAAACGTCGGCTTTGTTTAGTGTTGCTTAGGGTTTTTTAGATGGCGACACCACCAAATGGTTAATTAAGTTGCTTAGGGTTTTTTAGATTCGGTCCATCGATCGAGTGACGGCTTTGCTTAGCGTATTTGATTGATTGAGTTCATGAATTAGATCTGTTGATCGAGTTCATGATGCTAGTTTTGGTTATATCGAGTGCATGATGCTTGATTGAGAATTTTATGCTAGCTCAGTCGATGGAGTTCATGATGCTTGATTGAGTTCATTTGCTAGTTTTCGGTTTTAGCAAATGgttaaataaaactgaaaatgatATAGAATGATATAGATTTGGTCTGTGACTTTAGCAAGTTCCTTGACATGCGTCTAACTTTGTCTagcttttgtttcttgtttgcagATGGTGCAACCGCAAGAACCTCATTTCTTCCAACCTTTGCTTCCTGGATTCCAGACTCACTTGGTAAACACACTCTCTGTATTGCCTTTTCTTGATTGCAAGAACCTGATTTCTTCCTTGTTTGTGTAACTTACCTCAAATCTTGATTGCAGACAATACCCATTGTATTTTTCTCCAAGCACATCCAAGGGAAGACGAATGGGAACACATGGACACTAACATCCGACGCTATGGATCAAACATGGCAAGTGATACAAGAAGAGAGGCGACTCACCCGAGGTTGGAAGGAGTTCGCTGAGGCACATGACCTTCGAATAGGAgacattgtcatcttcaaacTCAAAGGTTCCATGGTCTTTCACGTCACTCCCTTTGGTCCGAGCTGCTGTGACATCCAGTACACATATCCCAACTCAATGGAAGAAGCCCATGACCACCAGAACAATAGTAAGTGTGATTCAAAGTCACCGCACTAGCATAGGTTACTTATGAGGTTTTTTGAAGTTgttgtttgtttcttgtgtttCAGCAGGAACAGGGGCTAGGTTTTCTTACTCGTGGGACTACTGTTTTAAGGCTGAGGTCACGGATTCTAATGTCCGTGAAGACAAACTTGTGAGTGAAACGAGTGTTCTTTTGTGTACTTACACATCTTTATGTTGTTCTGACACATATGTTTATGTTCTTTTGTTGCAGAATCTCCCTGTGGGGGCTACTGGTTGTAATGCTCTGAACAAAGAATGCAAGAAGGCGAAACTAGTGAACATAGAGGGAAAGGCGTGGAATGTGTCAATGCGATTTAACGAATCAGGCGGCTTCTACTACATCAAAGGGTGGAGAAAGTTCTGTGCTGAAAACAAATGCCACATTGGAGACAGCTTTGTCTTCAATGTGGTTGGAGATGGGAACACTTTGCCATTGATGTGTGTCTGTTCTCCAAGTAAGGAGTGTCTTAAATCTGCAGGTGACATTGCTTCTTCCTCCCGGGTGAACTAGGAAGATCATGTGTTCTAGTTGGGGACGCGTCTATGTTGGTTGTGACTTGATCTTAAGAGCACAATGTCTTGTGCTTTGAACTTATTTTGTGTGTCTTTTATATGTTTGCTTTTTGGTACTTTCAActtgttattttgatttgatgGTACTTTGAACTTGTTATTTCGGTTTGATGTTGCAAACTTTTAGTTAATCATTTTCATGTCAATTAGTTATATAGAGTTTCGACTTTTGGTTAATCATTTTCACGTCCTGAATGATAATATAGATTTGGTCTGTGACTTTAGTTAATCATTTTTCGACTTTTAGTTAatcattttcttgattttggtttgatgttgcaaacttgttattttagtataatgtcACAAGACACACGCATAGAGAAGTAAACCACAAAACACATAAACATTAGATAGATAGTTTAAGTCATAAGACACACACATAGAGTCATAAGACACACACATAGAGAAGGAAAGTAGCAACATGGATCAAAGTACCATCATAAGACatagaacaacaacaacttagaacaacaacaacttagAGCAACAAGATGGGATCATGGACGGTGGAGTTGGTAAAGCTGAGCCTTGAGGCGATCAATCTCCTCAGCCATCTCTTTGACACGGTCTACTAACTTAGTAACCTCGTCCTGAATCGCGATCACCCACGGCGTACGAAAGTGGAGACCATTATTCTGCACAAGTTTTATCACAAGTTATACAAGTTTTTCAAGTTTTCCAGTTTTAccagtttcctagttttcctagttttctagttttttctagtttttctagttttttctagtttttctagttttcctagttttttctagtttttctagttttcctagttttcctagttttcctagttttcctaGCAAGTTATGCAAGTTTTACCTGCTTAGCAGGTTCTAGTTATACAAGTTTTACCAGTTTTGCACAACATGAAAATTACCTCAAAGTTTTTGCAGGTGAAGTACCTCCTTCCAGGTTGCGTATCAAAATCATTGGGAAACTTGTTACACGGAGATACCTCGGGAATGATACCTCCACCACACGGGCACTTGGTCGGGACGCCGTACTGCGCATCAGCCACGAAACCAAGCATGTCGTTGTGTCTCTTCAAGGCCTTCATGTGACTGTACTCCTCGTCGGGATGAGTCATGCTTCAGTTATTACTGTCAGAGAGAAATGGGAGAAACCGAAAGAGATCGAGAGAGAGGAATGAGGGATGGAGTggagtggagagagagagagagagagagatggctcGGTAAAGAAGGGGGAGGAGGGAGAGAAGTAGAGGGATggagtggagagagagagagatgggacGTGACATAGAGGGGAAATGGAAGAAAATagagaaagaaaatgaaaatagttaaaataattaaaataattattttccctCATATGTTTTGGCGCCAATGTAATTTCATTTCCCTCCCCGAAATTTGTTCTTAGTTTTACATAAGATACTAGTTTTACGAGATTTGCTCATAGTTGTACTTTCTGTGGTTTATAATTTATTCAGTGTTACCAGTGCTTTCAGTTTGGTTTTCTTGTTTTACTTTCGATTTTAGTACTTGAACATGATATTTATCTTGTTCACTGCACAAATATTTGGGAAACAAACATTACCTGATAATCTCTTTTGTGACATGTTCTTCATTCACAAAGTGTGAGTGAAACTATAAGGTTTATTATGGAGATAGTAagagttttcataatttttgagaaagttttgaaaaaaacatgtttaattGAATTATTAGTCAGACTAGAGTAATCATAATAGTAAATGTCATAACGAATCAAGTTTCCATCTACATAATAATAATGTCACACTCGAAACACAATGCAGTTTTACAAAGATGATAAAATAGTTTTCCagagttttccaaaaaaaatacaaattacagAGTAACAAGTTGTGGTTAGGCCGTGTTCTGCTCTGAAGGGCTTGAACCATTTCCAAATAACAGCCAATTGAAACCAAAATTTTGCCTAGGCCGCTTTTTGTTCTGTGTCCTCCTACGGCGTTCTCCACCAGATGGAAGTCTATTAACTCTTTTCCTTCCCTTCCGCTTGATAGGATCCGGAGGTATGATCTTCAGCTCCCTGATGTGATCCGGGACTTCCCATACAGACATGTCTGGCACAGCATAAATTGTCCTGCAATACGCCAATGCCCACAGTTCCGTCCAATAGTATTTTGAGCACAACTCATGATATACTATGTTGATATCACGGCTCCTACCACCCCCATTATCCACCTCATTAGTGTAATAGATATAAGCAGCCAGTCCGTGCAGACAAGGAatcttttcataatcccacacCTTGCAAGTACAAGTTTTGGCAATCAAGTTCGTCAAAAACATCTTCCCATGACTATCCTTGACCTCGTACTCTAGCTCATAACTATTAAGCTCCCGCACAGGTAGCGTTCGCGCAAGAACCCATAGATCGTGCAAGTAGTTCTCAACCAGAGGCACTAGCATGGTACCCAATGATTGTGAAACAGCATCCTTCCGACGTTGATTAAACCAATCAGAGAATGTCCTAATGATACAATCCAGCATTGGTATCAAGGCCCACCTCCTTGCCTCTCTAAACACTTTGTTCATTGATTCCACGCTGTTGCTTGTGTCCAAGTTGTACCTGTCACGTGGGAAAAAAACCCTTGCCCATTTGTCTTTTTCAGTTTTCTCCTCCACATACGTGTAAGCTGAAGGGAACCTTAGCTTAAATCTTTCGTAAGCAGCATTGAAATCAGCCATTGTGTACATCTTTCCCAACTCCATGAATCTATGCCCGACTACATCTTTGGTGACGTTAGAAGCATGCCCTTTAACATTTTCCTTCAAATGCCATAAACAATGACCATGGTGAGCCTGAGGGTACACGTTTGCTATTGCAAATATCAGACTTGGATTTCTATCACTCATGAAAACCAGTTCAGAAGAGTCTGGTATAACGCTTCTAAGCATCTCAAAAAACCAGGTCCAACTAGCATGATTCTCTCCATCAAGTACAGCAAACGCAAGTGGATAGCAATGACGGTTAGGATCTTGAGCTTTGGCAAAAATTAGAACACCCCCATATCCGTTCTTCAGCCATGTTGCATCGACAACAATCACTTTTCTCATAACTGCAAACCCTTCAATGCAAGCTCCCAACGCTATGAAGAGGTACTTGAATTTACCTGAGTCATCCAATTTCACACTAGTTTTTGTTCCCGTGTTCATTTTCTCTAACATGAACAAATAGCTATACATCATCCTGTAGCTATCTTCCGGACTACCACGTGTATCACAAGAAGCCAAATTCTTTCCACGCAATGCTGTGGAGTAGGATATCATGACACCAAGTTTGGACTTAACCAGAGCCTTAATATCTTTTGGAGTTGGAGTTTGCACATCTCCTGGGAATTCCTCATTCAAAAAACTTGCCACTACTTCTGCTGACGCTCTTCTCTTGTCGTTGCTGTCACTTTGTTGTGTCCGCGAGCATGTATGCATCTTCGTGTAGCTTTTTATTGAGAAAATTTCTGTCCCAGCAATCCTTGAAGCTCGTATTACCCATTTGCAGTCAGCTTGCGAACATGTTATCACCAATCGATTTCGATCTGACTTTTTAGTGACATAACGATAACATTCACAATATGCAGCTCTATCCACCATCTCCTGAATTGCCTTCTTACTTGGAAATTCGTCATGTTTATTAAGACTCAAACCATCGCCCCATTCCTCTATACAACTACTCCGTACTATTGCAGGTGGCTCTTCAACATACTTATCGGCGGTTGGATGTACGGTATCAGTCTCCGCAGCCGTTTCATTCTCCGCAGCCGTTTCATTCTCCGTAGCAGTATCATTCTCCATACCAGTATCAGTTTCCGCAGCCGTATCATTCTCCATACCTTTATCAGTCTCCGCAGCCGTATCATTCTCCATACCTGTATCAGTCTCCGCAGCCGTATCAGTCTCCGCAGCCGTATCAGTCTCCATACCAGTATCAGTCTCCATACCAGTACCAGTCTCTTTAGCACTCACCTCGTTATTCCCCTGGTTCTCACCAACGTACAATGTAATGGCATTAGGTCCAACTTCATGTTCCAATAGCTGCAAATCGTTGTAGTTCATACCAACAGAACTTTTACCCGCTATCGAAAGTTTATCTTGTGGTCTCGCTCCCGACCTTTCACTACTCTCCACAACCAAAAGACATCTTTGGTTCTCTTTATCGACACATCCGAGGTAAACATAAAGATCGTCATCATCAGCAATAGTTACAGCTTTCTTGCAACGTATCACCATCGGAATGTAGCTCAATTTCAGTTTTTCCTTACGTTCATCCAACCCAAGCTTCTTATATATCTTTTCATGTAACATTGACAACGTCACATCCTCCACTGATGCCTTCACAGATATACCATACATGCAGTCTTCATATGTAAAATGTACGAATACGTTATTGGTCATTCTATCCTGCCAAAAATATCGCACAAGATCAACAAAAACAAAGTTATACCAGTTGTTCGAGTTTTCCTAGTTATTCCACTTTTCTCAGTTTTCCAACAATAATCCAAAACACTAGGTTTCGAATCGCATCTATCAACGTTTAATTCAACCACATTAATGCATTTTATACCAAATCGCTATACTAATTGACCCATCAACTAAACAATGCCGTTGTGCATTGCTCCTAGCTCGATTCCAAATACATGCATTTCTCAAGAGAAGTTGGGGGACCTGAGTTTACCTGCAATACCCAACTCTAGACCTCCGGAAACACTTTGAaaatggaggaggaggagagaagcTGCGGCGACAGAGCCGGATGGGGGAGCGGGGATGGGGGAGGGAGCTGCTCGGGGAGGGGAGCGGGGGGAGCTGCGGGGGGGGAGGAAGAAGATTAAGCTTttctcaattaatttttttttaataaaaccatTAACCAAACTTCCCAAACCAACGATTTCAATCACAAACCCAACCCAATCACATTACAATTTTCGATTTTCATTCAACCCATCCCCCCAAATCAAGGTCAGTTTAGTCTTTCCACAATTCATTAAAGAGTTATGGGTATAGATGATTTTAGTAGGTATAGGAGATTGAGTGATGAGGAGGATGGACAAATGAGGTGATGTCCCCTCTACTCCTTCCATGTTTCTCACTCTCACATCACTCAGCTAGGACTAGGAGATGTATCCCATTTCCACCTTTTAATCGAAGAAAACAAAGCTACTTCACTATTTACGAGAAAGGCCCATTGATGTATTGTAACCAAGAAAGCCTAACCATCCTATATAACCAATTGAAATAACTCGAGATTAGATTGTTGATTTAAATGTGTTTGCCCAACACAACAAAAGATAGTGTTGTATGTATTCTTCTTGGTTACATCATGTAAATTCAACTTTCCGACCTGGAGAAGCTAGCAAACTAACCTCAACGTGTTTTGGTCTCAATAAAGTTAAATGCAAAGAGATGAAACTTGCAACTTCGTTTGAACTGTAATAACAAAATCTTATATCTATCATGTAatagtctcttttttttttgatcaactgtATCATGTAATAGTCTAATAGAtgtaaaacaagaaaacaaaaccgAGAAAAGTCAAATCCAAACAAGTATAAAGCTCTTCGCGATAACTCAAAACAGGCTTGTTCAAGATTCCGAAAAGAAATGTGAAGTCTCCCTGAGGCTTATTTATTCATATAGAGTGAGAAGAAAGTATCCCTTAGACACAGACATAAGTGTAAGATTTGAGATCGTTTGTACTTCTGACCACCCTCTTAAGTTATGACGGTGGGGGCTGATCGGCCCGTGAACTCCTCCATCTTGGACAGCTTTAGAGCTATGTCAACCTGTCAATCACAACACATCAGAACAACAATGAGAGCAAACCCCTTTTGGTGTATTAGGTTACGGATATTTGAAAGGTTTTGTTTAAACATCTGACCAGTGGAGACAGAGCTTCCTGGGACTCTCGTCCAATcttcgaagcatccttctcGTACTGTTCAATGTAGAGCCTGATGGTTGCTCCTTCCGAGCCAGTTCCCGACAGACGGAAAACCTTCATTTGATTTTTAGATCATACAACAAGAGAGTATTAATCAGTTACTgatttcatatttgtttaacTATAATACTATCTCCACATGTTTTGTATATGATTATTTTCTATTCTAGCTGATATACAAAAAGACTCAAAACCAAAGAAGATGGGA
It encodes:
- the LOC103835675 gene encoding B3 domain-containing protein REM7-like isoform X4, encoding MVPIPYLKSPNQTRFPLIFGKPFPLSTLRRHNRGRSPLPPPATANSTEEETPDQQRPIPPIATQPKMVQPQEPHFFQPLLPGFQTHLTIPIVFFSKHIQGKTNGNTWTLTSDAMDQTWQVIQEERRLTRGWKEFAEAHDLRIGDIVIFKLKGSMVFHVTPFGPSCCDIQYTYPNSMEEAHDHQNNRTGARFSYSWDYCFKAEVTDSNVREDKLNLPVGATGCNALNKECKKAKLVNIEGKAWNVSMRFNESGGFYYIKGWRKFCAENKCHIGDSFVFNVVGDGNTLPLMCVCSPSKECLKSAGDIASSSRVN
- the LOC117127183 gene encoding uncharacterized protein LOC117127183, yielding MTHPDEEYSHMKALKRHNDMLGFVADAQYGVPTKCPCGGGIIPEVSPCNKFPNDFDTQPGRRYFTCKNFENNGLHFRTPWVIAIQDEVTKLVDRVKEMAEEIDRLKAQLYQLHRP
- the LOC103835675 gene encoding B3 domain-containing protein REM7-like isoform X1; the encoded protein is MVPIPYLKSPNQTRFPLIFGKPFPLSTLRRHNRGRSPLPPPATANSTEEETPDQQRPIPPIATQPKMVQPQEPHFFQPLLPGFQTHLTIPIVFFSKHIQGKTNGNTWTLTSDAMDQTWQVIQEERRLTRGWKEFAEAHDLRIGDIVIFKLKGSMVFHVTPFGPSCCDIQYTYPNSMEEAHDHQNNTGTGARFSYSWDYCFKAEVTDSNVREDKLVSETSVLLCTYTSLCCSDTYVYVLLLQNLPVGATGCNALNKECKKAKLVNIEGKAWNVSMRFNESGGFYYIKGWRKFCAENKCHIGDSFVFNVVGDGNTLPLMCVCSPSKECLKSAGDIASSSRVN
- the LOC103835675 gene encoding B3 domain-containing protein REM7-like isoform X2 gives rise to the protein MVPIPYLKSPNQTRFPLIFGKPFPLSTLRRHNRGRSPLPPPATANSTEEETPDQQRPIPPIATQPKMVQPQEPHFFQPLLPGFQTHLTIPIVFFSKHIQGKTNGNTWTLTSDAMDQTWQVIQEERRLTRGWKEFAEAHDLRIGDIVIFKLKGSMVFHVTPFGPSCCDIQYTYPNSMEEAHDHQNNRTGARFSYSWDYCFKAEVTDSNVREDKLVSETSVLLCTYTSLCCSDTYVYVLLLQNLPVGATGCNALNKECKKAKLVNIEGKAWNVSMRFNESGGFYYIKGWRKFCAENKCHIGDSFVFNVVGDGNTLPLMCVCSPSKECLKSAGDIASSSRVN
- the LOC103835675 gene encoding B3 domain-containing protein REM7-like isoform X3, whose amino-acid sequence is MVPIPYLKSPNQTRFPLIFGKPFPLSTLRRHNRGRSPLPPPATANSTEEETPDQQRPIPPIATQPKMVQPQEPHFFQPLLPGFQTHLTIPIVFFSKHIQGKTNGNTWTLTSDAMDQTWQVIQEERRLTRGWKEFAEAHDLRIGDIVIFKLKGSMVFHVTPFGPSCCDIQYTYPNSMEEAHDHQNNTGTGARFSYSWDYCFKAEVTDSNVREDKLNLPVGATGCNALNKECKKAKLVNIEGKAWNVSMRFNESGGFYYIKGWRKFCAENKCHIGDSFVFNVVGDGNTLPLMCVCSPSKECLKSAGDIASSSRVN